Proteins from a genomic interval of Schistocerca piceifrons isolate TAMUIC-IGC-003096 chromosome 3, iqSchPice1.1, whole genome shotgun sequence:
- the LOC124788280 gene encoding ADP-ribosylation factor-like protein 4C, with amino-acid sequence MGANMGKNSSLLDALPSTQGTLHVVMLGLDSAGKTTALYRLKFDQYLNTVPTIGFNCEKVKGTTGRAKGVSFLVWDVGGQEKLRPLWRSYTRCTDGIVFVLDSVDVERLEEAKMELARTAKAPDNAGVPVLVLANKQDLPGAREPREIEKLLGLHELAASTSWHVQPACAITGEGLHEGMEALYEMILKRRKLAKQAKTRKR; translated from the coding sequence ATGGGGGCCAACATGGGCAAGAACTCATCCCTTTTGGACGCCCTGCCCTCGACGCAGGGCACGTTGCACGTCGTAATGCTGGGATTGGACAGCGCGGGCAAGACGACGGCGTTGTACCGATTAAAGTTCGACCAGTACCTGAACACGGTGCCGACGATCGGCTTTAACTGCGAGAAGGTGAAGGGCACGACGGGGCGCGCCAAGGGCGTCAGCTTCCTCGTGTGGGACGTGGGCGGCCAGGAGAAGCTGCGCCCGCTCTGGCGCAGCTACACGCGCTGCACCGACGGCATCGTCTTCGTGCTCGACTCGGTCGACGTCGAGCGCCTCGAGGAGGCAAAGATGGAGCTGGCGCGCACGGCCAAGGCGCCAGACAACGCTGGAGTGCCCGTGCTAGTGCTGGCCAACAAGCAGGACCTGCCGGGCGCGCGAGAACCGCGCGAGATCGAGAAGCTGCTCGGCCTGCACGAGCTGGCCGCCTCCACGTCGTGGCACGTGCAGCCCGCGTGCGCCATCACCGGCGAGGGCCTGCACGAGGGCATGGAGGCGCTCTACGAGATGATCCTCAAGCGCCGCAAGCTCGCCAAGCAGGCCAAGACGCGCAAGAGATAG